Genomic segment of Aquila chrysaetos chrysaetos unplaced genomic scaffold, bAquChr1.4, whole genome shotgun sequence:
CCCCGCCGGCACCGGACAGTGGAGGGTCGGGAAGGGGCTGGGGCGGTCTCTCCTACCCTCTGGGCTAGCGGGGACATGGGGACGCTGCCTCTGCTCGGAATAAGCTCCCAAAACAAGCCCACCCATGGGAGCTGCTCCTCTTCGTCATGCCCCTTCCACCTCATGCCCCTTCCTCCTTGTGCCCCTTCTGCCTCATGCCCTTCCTCCTCAcggcccttcctcctcctcctcccctccagctggCCGTGCAAAAGTACGAAGAGATGTTTCCAGCCTTTACAGACTCCAGGGAATGCAAACTGGTCAAGGTGAGCAGCAGAactcccctccttcctctcagCTACGTCACGGGGACGGAAACGCCGCCAGGATGGCTTCCCGATCCTGGGGAGCGCGATAAAGGGCCGGGGGCCGGGATGAGCCGCAGCCTGGTTGCTCCCCGGGAAGCTCCTGGCTGCGGTGGGCTTGGCTCTGGCCAGCCCAGGCAGCTCTGTCCTCCCCCTCCCGCCGCGTTCCAAATCTGTTCTTGAGGAAGATGGGGAGCGAAGCCAAAGCGAGCAGAGGGTTTTTGGGAGGGTTCCCCCTCCTCgggggagcagagggctggggaggggggggcggggtgtCTCCCCTCACTcatccccctccccttccctgcttttGTCTTCTAGAAATTGCTGGATGCTCACGAGGAGCAGAACATCGACGGCTACACCGATGCGGTAGGTTTAATGCTGGTGCCAGTAAAACGCAGGAATTCACCCCAAACACGAAGGTGGAAggagccccctcctccccctccagctttctcccaACTAACGCcgccttccctcctcctcctcctcctcctcctcctcctcctctctcccccctgccAGGTGAAGGAATACGACTCCATCTCCCGGCTGGACCAGTGGCTCACCACCATGCTGCTCCGCATCAAGAAAACCATCCAGGGCGAGGAGGAGGACTTGCGCTAGGCAGTTGGCCCCCGACCTttgcagaccccccccccccccctttcacccccccctccccaattcCCCTTTTCTGGAGCCATTCCCATTTTCCGGAgctgcccccgctccccccctccTTGTACATGGACCCCTCTTCAGATATTTAATGGTGTAATATATTCTCCCTGGGAGCCCGGGTTTGGAGCTCTCCCCCTCCGCTCTCCCTTCACCCCGGGGGTCCCCGTTCTCCCTGGGGGCTGCGTGTGTAgtgccccccctgccctgccctgggaggggtcaggaggaggaggaggaagggcaggggctgctgcatGCGATGGCGTCGACGGCGGGCGCGGCTGCTGTTACTGCTCCTCCGCAAATAAAAACGTTGCATGAGCGGAGACGGGCCAGGGcctgtttgggggggggggacgacacatGGACGGGGGGCTGCCGACCCCCCCACttaaccccccaaaacccccagtGCTGGGGCTGACTTCACCACCCCCAAAGGGTAACGCTGTCCTTGGCCTCGTTAAGGCTGCCGGGTGGGGGTGTTAATTAACGAGCCTGCGCTGTACCCTGCCCCacagcgcccccccccccccctcgccggTCCCCTCTTGCCCAGGAGGGGGGGTGTCCCTGTTtgtgtgcccattgcctccCTAGGACCCCGCCCCCTCGCTAACGCCACTGCCCCTAGGCCGGTCACACCTCAGGACACCCCCCCCGGAGGCGGAGCAACGCAAACGCTCACCCCGCCCCTCCCTCGGGGCGGTGTTACAACTGCACACCCGCCTGCCCCGGGCCGAGTCCCCGCCCCCGCCAACCGTGACGAGCGTCGGGTGCGTCGGGCGATGACAGGTCGCTTCGGCTGCCGTCCGAGTGAAGCCccccgcgggcgggcgggcggtcCGGGCGGTGCCGTATCCGTGTCCGTTTGCTCCGGTGCCGCCATGATCGGTTCCCGTGCCCGCTTTTGAGTGACAGCTTCAGCCCGGCTGGCCCATCGCGGCAACGTGTACGGGCTGGCGGCTCTGGTAGGGCGGGGAGGGGCCCTGGGGCCTGCTGGGCGCGGCGCTGAAGGGGAGGTGATTTACTTCCCGGTTACCTGACCTACGCAGCGGCTGCGGCGGCCCTAGCCGGAACTGCCGTCACCTACATCCCAGTGGTATCGGTGTGTCGGGGGTCCCAGGGAGAGGGGTCTGGGGGAGGTCGGGGTCAGGGTGTTAGGGTTCTCTATGGGGGTCAGAGTCATGGGGGGTTATAAGGGTCAGGTCTGGGGTGAGGGTGTTGTGGAGGTCAGGAGAGGGTCTATGGGGGTTCCGGTGTTCATAGGGTGAGGGGTTGTGGGGGTCCGGGGGTCGTGGGGAGGGTTAAAGGGGTCGGGGTCATGGGGGGGTTGTGGAGGGTCAGGGAGAGGGTCTATGGGTCGGGGGTCATACGGGGAATGAGGAGTTGTGGGGGGTCCCGGGGTCCATGGGGAGGGTTATGGAGGGTGTGGTGGTCAGGGGGTACAGGGGTGAATGGTTATCGAAGGTCACAAGAGGGTTAATGGGGGTCAGGGGTTACAAGAAGGGGTTATAGGGGGTCAGAGACGGGGTTATGAGGCCAGGGTCCAAGGCAGGGGATGCAGTCTCGGGTCAGGGGTCCCGGGGGGCCAGGCAAAGGAAGGGGTTTTTGGGTGGCTCCTTGGGGGGGGAAGCCCATGAGGGGTCCCAGTGCTGGTGGGTCCTGGTTGGGCTGAGGGAGGGGGGGGCCGCCCCCCCTGAGGTTCCGCCACCGCAGTCGACGCCGAGATCGTCTCCATCGACTCCTTCCCGAAATCGCCCCCCCAGCGCGGCCTTGTCGTCGGCATCACCTTCATCAAGGTACGGTCGCCGGTCGATTGggcggggaaggggaagggggggtctGTCCCCCATTTCCCGCCCTCTCGCCACACCCCCCCAGGACTCTCGGGGACAAAGCCACGCCCCTTCCTCAACATTTACTTACTTTAGTCGACCCTACGTAGCCCGGTCTCTGTACGGACGACACTCGACTCCGTGGCGCGTAAGTGTGTCCCCTCCCGGGGGTCCGTGTCCCTCCCGGGGGTCCGCGTCCCCCCCGTCCAGTGGCCCTCTGGTGTTCCCCCCCCAGGGCTCTGGTCCCCGCCAGGAAGGACAAGGTCGTGTGCCCGGgctcctcagcacagccctggccaCTGGGCTCCTCCCCTCTATCCCCGCCGAGAGTTGCCTCAACCTGGAGCTCTCCAGTTCACCCCGTTCCAGCTTCGCACGTCCGAGTGCTACCCCATCCCCTGCCACGTCCTGCCACGaccccgcgccccgccccggcccccccacccgtcaccctcctccctctccGTCCTCCAGGTCTGCAGTCGGTGACAACCCGAGCggtttttcttccagctgagcGGGACACACCCCTCCGTTCACCGTCAAGGAGTAGTGAGGAGCCCCCTTCTATCGTCCCGCTTTTCCCACtggtttttcctgcttttgtcctcgcttttcctgcttttgtcctcacttttcctgcttttgtccctagcttttctgctctttcttccgctttttcctcacttttccagcttttttctcact
This window contains:
- the LOC115338148 gene encoding uncharacterized protein LOC115338148, with amino-acid sequence MASTAGAAAVTAPPQIKTLHERRRARASAAAALAGTAVTYIPVDAEIVSIDSFPKSPPQRGLVVGITFIKDSRGQSHAPSSTFTYFSRPYVARSLYGRHSTPWRRVASTWSSPVHPVPASHVRVLPHPLPRPATTPRPAPAPPPVTLLPLRPPGDAIKPAAARRLTKHASFFHHHLADRALRLVYQVSAGPAATGTTLASLLFTTG